The Chryseobacterium suipulveris genome window below encodes:
- a CDS encoding restriction endonuclease subunit S, translating to MQSNYRRLGDYVRLVDERNRNLEVKNLSGLTINKVFIPSVANTVGTDMSTYKIIRKNQFACSTMQVRRDKKMPVALWKEDEPAIISAAYPVFEIMDEQQLFPEYLMMWFSRSEFDREACFLAVGGVRGSLEWEDFLNMEFPLPTLEKQKELVAEYQTVEQRIQLNNRLCEKLEETAQTIYRHWFEDFEFPVQRHCEERGTNDEAISMVAEPQSPYNEIATLPLAMTGYKSSGGAMVYNEELGKEIPEGWKVVSVKHFCKEMKNGATPSRDNLDYWNSNDIPWIKTGEISNNIIIEAEEYISTLGFRNSSTKLIPKNAVLMAMYGATASQLGFLKFETTTNQACCAMICNSYDEASFLYYSLLNKQI from the coding sequence ATGCAGTCGAATTATAGAAGGTTAGGCGACTATGTGCGTTTGGTAGATGAACGAAACCGAAATCTGGAAGTGAAAAACCTTAGTGGTCTTACCATCAATAAAGTTTTCATTCCATCAGTTGCCAATACGGTGGGAACGGATATGTCAACTTATAAAATCATCAGAAAAAATCAGTTTGCGTGCAGTACAATGCAGGTTCGTCGAGATAAGAAAATGCCGGTTGCTTTATGGAAGGAAGATGAACCCGCCATTATTTCTGCGGCTTATCCTGTTTTTGAGATTATGGATGAGCAACAGCTGTTCCCAGAATATCTTATGATGTGGTTTTCACGAAGCGAGTTTGACCGTGAAGCCTGTTTTCTGGCAGTTGGTGGAGTGCGGGGAAGTTTGGAATGGGAAGATTTCTTGAATATGGAATTTCCTTTGCCGACACTTGAAAAACAAAAAGAACTCGTTGCCGAATACCAAACCGTAGAACAGCGCATCCAACTGAACAACCGACTTTGCGAAAAACTGGAAGAAACCGCGCAAACCATTTACCGGCATTGGTTCGAGGATTTTGAGTTTCCAGTCCAGCGTCATTGCGAGGAGCGAGGAACGAACGACGAAGCAATCTCAATGGTAGCGGAACCACAAAGTCCATACAACGAAATTGCCACGCTACCGCTCGCAATGACGGGTTACAAATCCTCCGGCGGTGCAATGGTTTATAATGAGGAACTGGGAAAGGAAATTCCAGAGGGGTGGAAAGTCGTGTCAGTAAAGCACTTTTGTAAGGAAATGAAAAACGGAGCTACACCTAGTAGAGATAATTTAGATTACTGGAATTCAAATGATATTCCTTGGATAAAAACTGGCGAAATTTCGAATAACATCATAATTGAGGCAGAAGAATATATTTCAACATTAGGTTTTAGAAATAGTTCTACGAAATTGATTCCTAAAAACGCTGTACTTATGGCAATGTATGGTGCAACTGCAAGTCAATTAGGATTTTTAAAATTTGAAACTACGACGAACCAAGCTTGTTGCGCAATGATTTGTAATTCTTACGATGAAGCAAGCTTTCTTTATTATTCTCTTTTAAACAAACAAATTTAA
- a CDS encoding catalase, whose translation MDDKKKLTRQTGAPVGDNQNAMTAGPRGPMLLQDAWFIEKMANFDREVIPERRMHAKGSGAFGTFTVTHDITQYTRANIFSEIGKKTEMFARFSTVAGERGAADAERDIRGFALKFYTDEGIWDLVGNNTPVFFFRDPMKFPDLNHAVKRDPKTNMRSAQNNWDFWTLLPESLHQVTIIMSDRGIPKGYRHMHGFGSHTYSFINKNNVRYWVKFHFRTQQGIENLSDEEAAKIVGMDRESSQRDLFEAIERGDFPKWNLFVQIMTEEQAKTYRFHPFDLTKVWSKKDFPLIPVGEFELNKNPDNYFQDVEQAAFNPMNIVPGIGFSPDKMLQGRLFSYGDAQRYRLGVNHFQIPVNKPRCPYHAFHRDGQMRVDANYGDAKHYNPNSYGEWQEQPEHKEPPLELEGSAYAHNFRDDDTDYFTQPGDLFRIIKADGKADLLFKNTAAQVGGAEKFVQIRHIRNCYKADPEYGTGVAEALGLTMDEVDNFDMSPYDRWAPRPTNG comes from the coding sequence ATGGATGACAAGAAAAAACTGACAAGACAAACCGGAGCACCAGTTGGTGACAATCAGAATGCAATGACAGCCGGGCCAAGAGGTCCGATGTTGCTTCAGGATGCATGGTTTATTGAAAAAATGGCGAACTTCGACAGAGAAGTAATTCCTGAAAGAAGAATGCACGCCAAAGGTTCGGGAGCGTTCGGAACTTTTACCGTTACGCACGATATAACGCAATATACAAGAGCAAATATCTTCAGCGAAATCGGTAAGAAAACAGAAATGTTTGCACGTTTCTCAACGGTTGCCGGCGAAAGAGGTGCTGCTGATGCAGAAAGAGACATCCGTGGTTTCGCTCTTAAATTTTATACTGACGAAGGAATTTGGGATTTAGTTGGAAACAACACGCCGGTATTTTTCTTCCGAGACCCGATGAAATTCCCTGATCTAAATCACGCCGTAAAACGCGACCCAAAAACCAATATGAGAAGTGCCCAGAATAACTGGGATTTCTGGACGTTATTGCCGGAATCGCTTCATCAGGTTACTATTATTATGAGCGACCGCGGAATTCCAAAAGGATACCGCCATATGCACGGTTTTGGCAGCCACACCTACTCTTTCATCAATAAAAATAATGTAAGATATTGGGTAAAATTCCATTTCCGCACGCAACAGGGAATTGAAAACCTGTCCGATGAAGAAGCAGCGAAAATCGTTGGTATGGACAGAGAATCTTCACAACGCGACTTATTTGAAGCCATTGAAAGAGGCGATTTCCCAAAATGGAATTTATTCGTTCAGATTATGACGGAGGAGCAGGCAAAAACCTATCGTTTCCATCCATTTGATTTAACGAAAGTTTGGTCTAAAAAAGACTTCCCGCTGATTCCGGTTGGAGAATTCGAACTCAATAAAAATCCGGATAATTACTTCCAAGATGTGGAGCAAGCCGCATTCAACCCGATGAATATTGTTCCGGGTATCGGTTTCTCTCCCGATAAAATGCTTCAGGGCAGACTTTTTTCTTACGGCGATGCACAGCGTTACAGATTGGGCGTGAACCATTTCCAAATTCCTGTGAACAAACCGAGATGTCCTTATCACGCGTTCCACAGAGACGGGCAAATGCGTGTTGATGCCAACTATGGCGATGCAAAGCATTATAATCCAAACAGTTATGGAGAGTGGCAGGAACAGCCAGAGCATAAAGAACCACCATTAGAACTGGAAGGTTCGGCCTATGCACACAATTTCCGTGATGATGATACCGATTATTTCACGCAGCCGGGCGATTTATTCAGAATCATTAAGGCCGATGGAAAAGCAGATTTGCTTTTCAAAAATACGGCAGCCCAAGTTGGTGGAGCGGAAAAGTTTGTGCAGATTCGCCACATCCGCAACTGTTACAAAGCCGATCCGGAATACGGAACGGGCGTTGCTGAAGCACTTGGGCTGACCATGGATGAAGTGGATAACTTCGATATGTCTCCTTACGACAGATGGGCACCAAGACCAACCAACGGATAA
- a CDS encoding NAD(P)-dependent oxidoreductase: MKIALIGATGYVGSAILNELANRNYEVTAIARNTDKINNENENITKRNADIFNTEELTEILNGSDVVVSAYNPGWANPNIHNDYMKGAESIQKAVEKSDANRLIVIGGAGTMKIDGNYIVDGPDFPKEIYPGASAVKKYFVENLSKNETLDWEFFSPAIEMNMFSEDKDRGRTGAYRYGNDTPVFDNEGRSRHSVEDLAVAIVDEIEKKQFVRKQFTAAY, translated from the coding sequence ATGAAAATAGCATTAATCGGCGCTACAGGATATGTAGGAAGCGCCATCTTAAACGAGCTTGCCAACAGAAATTACGAAGTAACCGCAATCGCCAGAAATACGGATAAAATTAACAATGAAAACGAAAATATCACAAAAAGAAACGCTGATATTTTCAATACCGAAGAACTCACTGAAATTCTCAACGGAAGTGATGTGGTGGTAAGTGCCTACAATCCGGGATGGGCAAATCCTAATATTCACAACGATTATATGAAAGGTGCAGAAAGTATTCAGAAAGCAGTTGAGAAGTCGGATGCGAACCGATTAATCGTTATCGGCGGTGCCGGAACCATGAAGATTGACGGAAATTACATCGTTGACGGCCCTGATTTTCCAAAAGAAATATATCCCGGAGCAAGCGCAGTGAAAAAATATTTCGTTGAAAATCTAAGTAAAAACGAAACGCTTGATTGGGAATTTTTCTCACCTGCCATTGAAATGAATATGTTCAGCGAAGATAAAGACCGCGGCAGAACCGGTGCATACCGCTACGGAAACGACACACCGGTTTTCGATAATGAAGGCCGTTCCAGACATTCGGTAGAGGATTTGGCTGTAGCGATTGTCGATGAAATCGAGAAGAAGCAGTTTGTGAGAAAGCAGTTTACCGCAGCTTACTAG
- a CDS encoding GNAT family N-acetyltransferase has product MTYTWAGEDKFIIDHTEVDPKFGGQGLAKQLVLAGAAYAKENNKKVIPLCPYAKSVFEKNQNIQDVLS; this is encoded by the coding sequence ATGACTTACACTTGGGCAGGAGAAGACAAGTTCATCATCGACCATACCGAAGTTGATCCAAAGTTTGGCGGACAAGGATTGGCAAAACAACTGGTTTTGGCAGGAGCTGCTTATGCAAAAGAAAATAACAAAAAAGTGATCCCGCTTTGTCCTTACGCAAAATCAGTTTTCGAAAAAAATCAGAACATCCAGGATGTGCTGTCTTAG
- a CDS encoding pirin family protein, which yields MATKKVEIIVQPRTPHFVGDGFRVHNFIPSGYHLDMKRTDPFIMLDYNSKFHFSGTDTPRGVGVHPHRGFETVTIAYQGKVEHHDSAGGGGIIGQGDVQWMTAASGVLHKEFHETEWAKEGGIFQMVQLWVNLPAKDKMSPPKYQAIANEEMTKVDLGENGHIEIIAGNYQDQKGPASTFTPVNLMNAKLKKGGTAEFSFPANFNTGALVIEGSITVNGEEKVATDHFVLFENEGETFTIEAPEDSIVLIISGEPINEPIFPHGPFVMNTREEIIQAFDDFNNGKFGYLED from the coding sequence ATGGCAACAAAAAAAGTAGAAATCATCGTGCAGCCGAGAACCCCACATTTCGTGGGCGACGGCTTTAGAGTGCATAACTTCATTCCGAGCGGCTATCATTTGGATATGAAGAGAACGGATCCGTTCATCATGTTGGATTACAATTCGAAGTTTCATTTTTCGGGAACCGACACTCCGCGGGGAGTCGGCGTTCACCCACACCGCGGATTTGAAACCGTGACCATCGCTTATCAGGGAAAAGTGGAACACCACGATTCTGCCGGTGGCGGCGGAATTATCGGACAGGGAGATGTGCAGTGGATGACTGCTGCAAGCGGCGTTCTTCACAAAGAATTCCACGAAACGGAGTGGGCAAAAGAAGGCGGGATTTTCCAGATGGTGCAGCTGTGGGTAAACCTCCCGGCAAAAGATAAAATGAGCCCGCCAAAATACCAGGCGATCGCCAACGAAGAGATGACGAAAGTGGATTTGGGCGAAAACGGGCACATCGAAATCATCGCGGGAAATTATCAGGATCAAAAAGGACCTGCATCGACTTTCACGCCGGTGAATCTGATGAACGCCAAACTGAAAAAAGGAGGAACAGCAGAGTTCAGTTTCCCTGCGAATTTCAATACTGGAGCATTGGTAATCGAAGGCAGCATCACGGTAAACGGCGAAGAAAAAGTCGCGACCGACCATTTCGTGCTGTTCGAAAATGAAGGCGAAACTTTCACCATCGAAGCTCCGGAAGATTCCATCGTGCTCATCATCAGCGGAGAACCGATCAACGAACCGATTTTTCCACACGGACCTTTCGTGATGAACACCCGTGAAGAAATCATTCAGGCATTCGACGACTTTAATAATGGAAAGTTTGGCTATCTGGAAGATTGA
- a CDS encoding sodium:solute symporter, giving the protein MSSTSILLLCVFLYFVGLLIIAYFASRGSDNQSFFIGNKKSKWWLVAFGMIGTSLSGVTFISVPGTVGKMTGTEYIYGGFEYYMMVLGFFVGYFVVAFILLPLYYRMNLTSIYTYLGKRFNVEAHKIGSLFFIISRSIGATARLYLVVNVLQIFLLQDLGVPFWVTSAVILLMVLLYTFEGGVKTIVITDTLQTSFMILSLIGCIVYILSHLDLSATQAYSILAEKQYTHLLNTDINSKTHFLKTFFGGMFITIAMTGLDQEMMQKNISVDNLKNSKKNMITFAGTLLFVNLAFLFLGGLLYLFAMENGAVYQQITNLVNGQETISNVFGFKDAAGNVNNIMGDDLFPALSLHGYFPLAIAVIFLIGLTSALFPSADGALTAVTSSYCVDLLGINEDQTKTEQQKKRLRMRVHLTFTVIFFILIMIFKAINDKSIVYLIMEVAGYTYGPLLGLFAFGIFTKYQINRKGWILAVTLLAPVVTYLLNQLVINYTDYRIGVELIIINGLLTFIGLWMIRHKNRS; this is encoded by the coding sequence ATGAGTTCCACATCCATACTATTACTCTGCGTCTTCCTCTACTTTGTCGGATTATTAATCATCGCCTATTTCGCGAGCCGCGGATCCGACAACCAGTCTTTCTTCATCGGAAACAAGAAAAGTAAATGGTGGCTCGTTGCTTTCGGGATGATTGGAACGAGTTTGAGCGGTGTTACATTTATTTCAGTTCCGGGTACTGTCGGAAAAATGACCGGAACCGAATACATCTATGGCGGCTTCGAGTACTACATGATGGTTTTAGGATTTTTTGTGGGCTACTTTGTCGTCGCATTCATACTGCTTCCGCTGTATTATCGGATGAATCTGACTTCGATCTACACTTATTTGGGCAAAAGATTTAATGTGGAAGCACACAAAATCGGCTCGCTGTTTTTCATTATTTCAAGATCGATTGGCGCTACAGCGCGACTTTATTTGGTGGTGAATGTTTTACAGATTTTCCTTCTTCAGGATCTTGGCGTTCCGTTTTGGGTAACTTCCGCGGTGATTTTGCTGATGGTATTGCTCTACACATTTGAAGGCGGTGTAAAAACCATCGTGATAACCGATACGTTACAGACTTCATTTATGATCTTAAGTTTGATCGGATGTATTGTGTATATTCTGTCGCACCTCGATTTATCGGCAACTCAGGCCTACTCTATTCTTGCAGAAAAACAATATACTCATCTGCTGAATACTGACATCAATTCCAAAACCCATTTCCTGAAAACCTTTTTCGGCGGAATGTTCATAACCATTGCAATGACCGGATTGGATCAGGAAATGATGCAGAAAAACATCTCGGTGGACAACTTGAAAAACTCCAAGAAAAATATGATTACGTTTGCGGGAACGCTACTTTTCGTGAACCTTGCTTTCTTATTTTTAGGCGGTTTGCTTTATTTATTTGCGATGGAAAACGGCGCAGTTTATCAGCAGATTACCAATTTAGTGAACGGTCAGGAAACAATTTCCAATGTTTTTGGATTTAAGGATGCTGCAGGAAACGTGAACAATATTATGGGTGATGACCTGTTCCCGGCGCTCTCTCTTCACGGCTATTTTCCGCTGGCGATTGCAGTGATTTTCCTGATCGGCTTGACTTCGGCACTTTTTCCTTCTGCAGATGGCGCGCTTACAGCCGTAACAAGCTCTTATTGTGTTGATTTATTGGGAATTAATGAAGACCAAACCAAAACCGAACAGCAGAAAAAACGTTTAAGAATGCGGGTTCACCTCACTTTTACAGTGATTTTCTTCATTCTGATTATGATTTTCAAAGCTATCAACGACAAGTCGATTGTATATTTGATTATGGAAGTTGCCGGCTACACTTACGGACCGCTTCTGGGACTTTTCGCCTTCGGAATTTTTACCAAATACCAGATCAACAGAAAAGGTTGGATTCTCGCCGTAACTCTTTTGGCACCGGTGGTAACCTACCTTCTGAACCAGCTCGTCATCAATTATACCGACTACCGAATCGGAGTAGAACTGATTATTATCAATGGTTTGCTGACGTTTATCGGATTGTGGATGATCCGACACAAAAACAGAAGTTAA
- a CDS encoding restriction endonuclease subunit S domain-containing protein, with amino-acid sequence MANGGAQENISKNIIEEIKIINPPKEIILKSGFHKIIDKLESLTRQNQKLEELKSLLLGKMAVEN; translated from the coding sequence ATGGCAAATGGAGGTGCGCAAGAAAATATCAGCAAAAATATTATTGAAGAAATAAAAATAATAAATCCACCTAAAGAAATTATTTTGAAATCAGGCTTTCATAAAATAATTGATAAACTTGAGTCACTGACAAGACAAAACCAAAAACTAGAAGAATTAAAAAGTCTGCTGCTGGGTAAGATGGCGGTGGAGAATTAA
- a CDS encoding Atu2307/SP_0267 family LLM class monooxygenase — translation MKNIEFGLMTFADMAPETVSEKGTNAHQRIQNLLEEVKLADELGIDVFGLGEHHRDDYSVSSPTTVLGAAAAITKDIKLSSAVTVLSSDDPVRVYQQFATIDLISGGRAEIMAGRGSFIESFPLFGYDLGDYNELFEEKLELLLEINKSEKVNWSGKLRAPIHNLGVYPRAVEGEIPVWLAAGGTPSSAVRAAKLKLPLMLAIIGGMPENFIPFINLYKKTALESGTSAEDLQVGINNHVFIGENDEEIADAFFPHYAQMMDRVGRSRGWQPMSRQQFEFMRSKRGSLIVGSVEKVIDKIVLEHEMFGFTRFMAHTSLGTVPHELTMKSIELYGNEVIPEVKRRLGL, via the coding sequence ATGAAAAATATAGAATTCGGTCTTATGACCTTCGCAGATATGGCGCCGGAAACTGTTTCCGAAAAAGGTACAAACGCCCACCAAAGAATACAGAATTTACTGGAGGAAGTAAAACTCGCCGATGAACTCGGGATCGATGTTTTCGGTTTGGGAGAACATCACCGCGATGATTATTCGGTTTCTTCGCCAACTACAGTTTTGGGGGCAGCAGCAGCCATTACAAAAGATATTAAACTATCGAGCGCAGTGACGGTTTTAAGCTCCGATGATCCGGTGCGTGTGTATCAGCAGTTCGCAACCATTGACCTGATTTCGGGTGGTAGAGCCGAAATTATGGCAGGAAGAGGTTCATTTATCGAAAGTTTTCCTTTATTCGGATACGATTTGGGAGATTATAACGAACTGTTTGAAGAAAAACTGGAACTTCTTCTGGAAATCAATAAATCAGAGAAAGTAAACTGGAGCGGAAAACTACGTGCACCAATTCACAATCTTGGGGTTTATCCGAGAGCGGTAGAAGGTGAAATCCCAGTTTGGCTGGCTGCAGGCGGAACACCATCGTCGGCAGTTCGCGCTGCAAAACTGAAATTGCCTTTAATGCTTGCGATTATTGGTGGAATGCCGGAAAATTTCATTCCGTTCATCAATTTGTATAAGAAAACGGCTTTGGAAAGCGGAACTTCTGCGGAAGATTTACAGGTTGGCATCAACAATCACGTATTCATCGGGGAAAATGATGAAGAAATTGCTGATGCTTTCTTCCCGCATTATGCACAGATGATGGACCGTGTTGGAAGAAGCCGCGGTTGGCAGCCAATGTCCCGACAACAGTTTGAATTTATGAGAAGCAAACGTGGTTCACTAATAGTAGGAAGCGTAGAAAAGGTTATTGATAAAATAGTGTTGGAGCACGAAATGTTCGGATTCACAAGATTTATGGCGCATACAAGTCTGGGAACGGTTCCTCATGAACTAACGATGAAATCTATAGAACTTTACGGAAATGAAGTGATTCCTGAAGTGAAGAGAAGATTGGGATTGTAG
- a CDS encoding MFS transporter: protein MQMLDSTILNTSLPAIAKELRESPLDMQNAIVSYVLTLALFMPVSGFLADKFGTKKIFIFSLLVFSLGSLLCALSQNLTHLVVSRVVQGIGGSLMTPVGRLALIKTFDKNEILRALNFAIVPALIGPVLGPLVGGYLVDYLSWHWIFLINIPIGLLGIFLSMRFMPDYKSSTIKFDLKGFLIFASASLFLSIALESFGTAKNTTPVLLIFILGFLMIYFYYRHAKKTDNPIFPLNLFQVRTFRVGILGNLATRLGISAIPLLLPLMVQIAYQETAVVSGWIVAPMALTAMFGKSFVVKILNHFGYRRTLMTNTFIIGILICMLGIPGINTSIYWFIPIIAVLGFFNSIQFTSMNTIAIADLRHSHTSSGNSLLAVNQQLAIGFGIALGLVVLKLFERSSGSVGGDIHLAFRYTFFVVGSLTFLSGFVFRRLHFRDGDNMKSEG, encoded by the coding sequence ATGCAGATGTTAGATTCGACTATTCTGAACACATCGCTTCCGGCGATCGCGAAAGAACTGAGAGAGTCTCCGCTTGATATGCAGAACGCGATCGTCAGTTATGTTTTGACTTTGGCGCTGTTTATGCCGGTTTCGGGATTTTTGGCGGATAAGTTTGGAACGAAAAAGATCTTTATCTTTTCGTTGTTGGTATTCAGTTTGGGTTCGTTGCTGTGTGCGTTGTCGCAGAATCTCACCCACCTTGTCGTGTCGCGGGTTGTGCAGGGAATCGGCGGAAGTTTGATGACTCCCGTTGGAAGATTGGCACTCATCAAAACCTTTGACAAAAACGAAATCTTACGCGCGCTGAACTTTGCGATTGTCCCCGCCTTAATCGGCCCGGTTCTCGGACCGCTTGTCGGCGGCTATCTCGTAGATTATCTTTCGTGGCACTGGATTTTCCTCATCAATATTCCGATCGGTTTGCTGGGAATTTTTCTAAGCATGCGCTTTATGCCGGATTACAAATCCTCCACCATTAAGTTTGATTTAAAAGGGTTCCTGATTTTCGCGTCGGCTTCCCTATTTCTGTCGATCGCACTTGAAAGTTTCGGGACGGCGAAAAACACGACACCGGTTCTTTTGATATTTATCCTGGGATTCCTAATGATTTATTTCTATTACCGGCACGCTAAAAAAACAGACAACCCTATTTTTCCTCTGAATCTCTTCCAGGTAAGAACTTTTAGAGTCGGTATTTTGGGAAATCTTGCCACGAGATTGGGAATCAGCGCCATCCCCTTGCTTTTGCCATTAATGGTACAGATCGCTTATCAGGAAACGGCGGTAGTTTCGGGATGGATTGTCGCACCGATGGCTTTGACGGCGATGTTCGGGAAATCATTTGTGGTAAAAATCCTCAATCACTTCGGTTATCGCAGGACTTTGATGACCAACACCTTCATTATCGGAATCCTGATCTGTATGCTCGGAATTCCGGGAATCAACACTTCGATTTATTGGTTCATCCCGATTATTGCGGTTCTGGGATTCTTTAACTCGATACAATTTACCTCGATGAACACGATTGCAATTGCAGATTTACGCCATTCCCACACCAGCAGCGGAAATTCCTTACTTGCAGTCAACCAGCAACTCGCGATCGGTTTTGGGATTGCTTTGGGACTCGTCGTGCTCAAACTTTTCGAGCGCAGTTCAGGATCAGTCGGTGGCGACATTCATCTCGCATTCCGTTACACGTTTTTTGTCGTAGGATCACTGACGTTTTTATCCGGATTCGTTTTCCGGCGACTGCATTTCCGTGACGGCGACAATATGAAGTCGGAAGGATAA
- a CDS encoding type I restriction-modification system subunit M yields the protein MAKKTTKSKSIEETLWDSANKLRGSVESAEYKHIVLSLIFLKFAGDTFEERRQELIAEGKEQFADMVEFYTMKNVFYLPEEARWSYIMQHAKQQDIALKIDTALFTIEQNNPALKGALPDNYFSRLGLDVSKLSALLDTINQINTIADKEHDLVGRVYEYFLSNFALAEGKGKGEFYTPKSIVNLIAEMIEPFEGKIYDPCCGSGGMFVQSIKFVNEHQGNKKQISVYGQEYTNATYKLAKMNLAIRGISANLGDIAADTFSNDQHKDLKADFIMANPPFNQKDWRATNELTDDPRWNGYEVPPTSNANYGWILHMVSKLSENGVAGFILANGALSGDGTEKAIRKALVDNGLVEAIVILPQNMFYTTNISVTMWIINKNKTQRTVEKGNEVRRYRDRKEEVLFMDLREMGIPFEKKYIQFSEEDIQKITETYHNWQTVGNSPPLEGCSKSGVVYHNIPEYCYSATTEEIKAKDYSLVPSKYIEFVNRDENVDYHEKMSVLQTELVELLKAEQKSNAELLKVFEQLGYAVEL from the coding sequence ATGGCCAAGAAAACAACCAAATCCAAAAGCATCGAAGAAACATTATGGGATTCCGCCAACAAATTGCGGGGTTCGGTGGAATCTGCTGAATATAAACACATCGTTCTCAGTTTAATCTTCCTGAAATTTGCAGGAGATACCTTTGAAGAAAGACGGCAGGAACTTATTGCCGAAGGTAAAGAACAGTTTGCCGATATGGTGGAATTCTACACCATGAAAAATGTGTTCTACCTGCCGGAAGAAGCGCGTTGGAGTTATATTATGCAACACGCAAAACAGCAGGACATTGCCCTGAAAATCGATACTGCACTTTTTACGATTGAACAGAATAATCCTGCGCTGAAAGGTGCACTTCCCGATAATTACTTTTCCCGATTGGGACTGGATGTGAGCAAACTTTCTGCGTTGCTCGATACCATTAATCAGATTAACACCATTGCCGATAAAGAGCACGATTTGGTAGGAAGAGTGTATGAATATTTTCTTTCCAATTTTGCTTTGGCAGAAGGCAAGGGAAAAGGAGAATTCTACACCCCGAAATCGATTGTTAACCTGATTGCCGAAATGATTGAACCTTTTGAAGGCAAGATTTATGATCCGTGTTGCGGTTCAGGCGGAATGTTTGTGCAGAGTATCAAGTTTGTGAATGAACATCAGGGAAACAAAAAACAGATTTCCGTGTACGGACAGGAATATACAAATGCCACTTACAAACTGGCTAAAATGAATTTGGCGATTCGCGGGATTTCTGCCAATTTGGGTGATATTGCCGCCGATACTTTCTCCAACGACCAGCACAAGGATTTGAAAGCCGACTTCATTATGGCGAATCCTCCTTTTAACCAAAAAGACTGGCGCGCCACGAATGAACTGACGGATGATCCAAGATGGAACGGTTACGAAGTTCCGCCAACAAGTAACGCTAATTACGGTTGGATTCTGCACATGGTTTCCAAGCTTTCGGAAAACGGTGTGGCAGGTTTTATTCTGGCAAACGGTGCTTTGAGTGGTGACGGTACTGAAAAAGCCATCCGCAAAGCATTAGTGGACAACGGACTAGTAGAAGCCATTGTCATCCTACCACAGAATATGTTTTATACCACCAATATTAGTGTTACCATGTGGATTATTAATAAAAATAAGACGCAGCGCACGGTGGAAAAAGGAAATGAGGTTCGCCGTTACCGTGACCGAAAAGAGGAAGTATTGTTTATGGATCTTAGGGAAATGGGTATTCCTTTTGAGAAAAAATACATCCAGTTTTCTGAAGAAGACATCCAAAAAATAACGGAAACCTACCACAATTGGCAAACAGTAGGAAATTCCCCTCCTTTGGAGGGGTGCTCGAAGAGCGGGGTGGTTTATCACAACATCCCCGAATACTGCTATTCCGCCACCACCGAAGAAATAAAAGCCAAAGATTATTCTTTGGTTCCGAGCAAATATATTGAGTTTGTGAACCGTGATGAAAATGTGGATTATCACGAAAAGATGAGTGTACTGCAAACCGAACTGGTGGAGCTGCTGAAAGCCGAACAGAAAAGCAACGCCGAATTATTAAAAGTATTTGAACAGTTAGGTTATGCAGTCGAATTATAG